The genomic segment TCCACCAGTATGAGTTCATTTGATCTTAATATTAATAATGAGGAAATCATTAATAATTCAACTGAAAGACCTATTGGTGTGAAAAAAGCAAAGACAAAACAATTAGGTGATGATCAATTTAACAAACTAATGGAACAAAGTAAAAAACTCGTTCAAGTTATTGAAAAGAGTAACACAGATAGAAATGAACGTCATAAAAGAAAGACTGAAGATAAAATTTTATTCACGGATTTGGATTCTATATCCGATCCAGAGTTTCGCCAGTACATTCAAAGCGAAAAAAGAAGAATTTACAGAGAAAGAGCACGAACATCTGAAGTTGGAGAACAAGGAGAAGGATCTCAATATCAGGGATCACAATATCGAGCATCTCAATATCAAGGACAAAGTGCTTAAGATGAAGGGCAACGATCTCAAGATCAAGGTAAAAGATCTGAAAATGACTCACAAGATTATAGTCCATACTTTGACAATCTTGGCGGAACAGGGAATAATTTTCCACATTATTGAATTGTTGTCTTTGTATCTCATAAGGTTCATTTCTATGTTATTGCTTTCCGTTTGATTTTGGcgtgtttaattttaattttttaatgtaTGTTTAAGTTTGTAACATTTTTATTGTGTAACATTAACTATGATTTAAGTTTATAAtgttttattgtataattttgagTATATTTCGTATGCATTACtatgattaatattaaaaaaaaattgtaatgtgATTGTGAATATTGAGAATGTGTACTATTGATTATAATGAGAATGTGATGTTTAATgtgttcaattttaatttttttaatgtgtcTTTAAATTTGTAATGTTTGTATtgtgtaatattaaaaaaaatagaaatatttaataatgttttatttaaattataattaaaaaaaataatttgtggtATATACAATttaatatccacataataaactaaattctaaattatatatataataatataaatatatatatgaataataatataaatatatataataataattatatataataaaataataaatcaaaaAGAGAATACCGTGTGCTACAGTATACGACATATATGCTGTATATTGTAGCAAACACAGCAAATTAGAGATGTATTTAATGCTACGTTGGAGTATCTCCAACACCAAATATAATGTTTTTTACATTGGAGATGGTCTCAGCCTATTTATTATCTCATGACTGCAAAACAATCAACACCACCAAATGATGACTACATCACTATCCCTGACCACGCCGTGTGTTTTTCACTACTCCTCCTAGCCTATTCATCATCTCGTGATTGCAAGCCAACTAACACTATCAAATGACAACGTAATAGCCATAGATTTGAGGCACCTCACTATACCGCTGAACTGAGCAAAATCAAGGTGATGGGGCACGATGGTAGAGCTCTGGATGTTGGCAGGAGCGGGTTGTAAAAGTTAGGAGGTTGACGAGGACCAAAAAAATAGGTTTctagagagaaaagaaaaaaaaaacctaaaaaattGTGCTTTTATTATATGCATAGAATATAACTTATTAATTTTTAcctaataaacaaaaaatataaaattactcTACAATGATGCTAAAATTATAATGATTGATATTTAATGTTTTTTAGTAATTGTCTggatatctttatatattataaatgtgaatTTAACGGAAATTGTTAGTTTTCATTAGATTTAATACTTTTTTTATTGTTTACTAATACCGTTAATTTTAAAGTCGTCTAAATAAAGTAAATagattaaacaaataaaaataaatttatctaaataaggtaaaataaattaaaataataaataataaattctcatcacatattttaaaatctcatttaaatttactctatcaattatgttttaaaaactataacaaaaaactatttatatgtttaaatttatttttttctttcttttacta from the Humulus lupulus chromosome X, drHumLupu1.1, whole genome shotgun sequence genome contains:
- the LOC133805628 gene encoding uncharacterized protein LOC133805628, which produces MSASTSMSSFDLNINNEEIINNSTERPIGVKKAKTKQLGDDQFNKLMEQSKKLVQVIEKSNTDRNERHKRKTEDKILFTDLDSISDPEFRQYIQSEKRRIYRERARTSEVGEQGEGSQYQGSQYRASQYQGQSA